The Vitis vinifera cultivar Pinot Noir 40024 chromosome 16, ASM3070453v1 DNA segment TTGCCAGAATGCGCCCCAAAGTGTGTGATTGCCTTTCGTGGAACAATCCTCAAATCTAGCTCCGCAAAACAGGATATGAAGTTGAATATCAAGCTCTTGACTGCTGAACTTCGCAAGGACAACTCTCGCTTTAAACCCGCGCTGGCCGCTGTCAAAGAAGTTGTTCAAGAAGCTGAGCCTGCAAATATTTGGTTAGCAGGACATTCCCTGGGGTCGGCCATTGCAATGCTGGTTGGAAAATCCATGGCCCAGGAGGAGGGAAAGTATCTCAAAACTTTCCTTTTCAATCCGCCTTTCTTGAGGTCTTCCCTCTCAATGAATATCAACAGTCCACGTTTGGAGAATGTAATCTGCTCAACAAAGAATGTTATCAAAGCTGGGATCTCTTTTGTTGGGGGTGATCATTTGTGGCAGGAACGACATcaccaatttaataaattgtcTCCTTGGATCCCCTACCTGTTTGTGAACAAAGACGATCCTATTTGCTCAGGGTATATAGACCATTTTGGAAATAGGAAGATCGAATCTGAGATATGTTCAATAAGGAGTGCATTAAG contains these protein-coding regions:
- the LOC100854885 gene encoding GDSL esterase/lipase At4g10955; translation: MAPELEDFDLTGPKQLAVVDWRNNHHCRAVAASLVQGAYNSEHNRQKSQDPKVQSSRWWCSFHFEVKRVLIDDKDSSIYGVVYEFKHTNPNSLPECAPKCVIAFRGTILKSSSAKQDMKLNIKLLTAELRKDNSRFKPALAAVKEVVQEAEPANIWLAGHSLGSAIAMLVGKSMAQEEGKYLKTFLFNPPFLRSSLSMNINSPRLENVICSTKNVIKAGISFVGGDHLWQERHHQFNKLSPWIPYLFVNKDDPICSGYIDHFGNRKIESEICSIRSALRAAVGIDPQLPVHLLPKAYLTISENSSSCDVLEAHGLKQWWYQMSIGPGFANSPMKVSIGDTKLVGEP